The genome window GCAAGCCCAATCGCAGGAAGCTCCGAAAACCTTTAGGGACAAAGAGCTGGATAAGGAGCAATATCAGAAATTCAAAGACGGACAAACTGTTTATGTCAGTGGATTGGTAGATAAGAAAGGTAAGGAATATAATGGTTACATCACCTTTAACAAGGAAACCAATAAAACAGATTTCTCTTTTCAAAATCCGAATAAGGTTAAAGAACAGGCGAAGCCTACTGAAGCTCATAAAACACAAACAGAAGTTAATTCAGAAGGTAAAACCAATGAAGCAACAAAGAATATCAAAGAGCCTTTAAAATCAGGCCAAAAAAATCCCGACAGCAAGGAACAGCAGGAACAACAGGAAGCTGCTCAAGAACCTGCCAAATCCAAAGGACGTAAAATGTAATGTGTGATGAAAGTAGTTATTGCAGAAAAACCAAGTGTAGCAAGAGAAATAGCCGTCTTGTTAGGAGCCACCGAAAAGAATGATGGTTACCTGAAAGGCAATGGCTACTTTGTTACTTGGGCTTTTGGACATTTAGTAGGATTGGGTATGCCGGAAGATTATGGCATTTCTGGATTTCAGAAATTATTTCTGCCAATACTGCCCAATCCCTTTTTATTAACCGTTCGCAAGACAAAAAAAGACAAGGGCTATACGGCAGATACAGGAGCATTAAAGCAACTGAAAATAATTGAACAGCTCATTGGCCGTAGTGAAAAGATTATTGTAGCAACTGATTCTGGACGTGAGGGTGAACTGATATTTCGTTACATCTATGAATATCTGAAATGCAACAAACCGTTTGAACGCCTTTGGATTAGTTCGCTAACCGAAAAGGCAATCAAGCAGGGTTTTGACAACCTGAAATCTGGCAGCGATTTTGACGGATTATATGAGGCAGCGCAGGGTAGGAGCAGAGCTGACTGGCTAGTGGGTATCAATGCTTCGCAGGCATTGAGTATTGCCGCAGGAAACGGCAACTATTCGCTCGGAAGAGTGCAGACACCTACACTGGTTTTGATATGTAAGCGTTATCAGGAAAACAGAAATTTTTCGGTGCAGCAATACTGGCAGATACAGTTGTCCCATACAAAAGAGTTCACAGACTTTAAAAGCCTTTCCAAAAACAAATGGGAAGATAAAAAGCAGGCGGAAGATATATTAAAGTCAATCGAAAGAAATGGCAATACAGTTACGGTTACGGTTGTAGAAACCAAAAACGTGACGGAACAGCCGCCTTTGCTGTTTGACCTGACGGGTTTGCAAAAGGAAGCTAATAAAAAATTGAACCTGACAGCTGAAGAAACCCTGAACATTGCCAAAAGCTTGTATGAAAAGAAATTTATTACTTACCCGCGTACCGGAAGTAAATACATTCCAGAAGATATGTGGGGAGAGATTCCTAACCTTATCAGAGCTTTGCAGAATATGGGAGCTTTCAAGCAAGCGGTAACCAAACTGAAATGGGGACATTTCAATAAACGTATTGTAAATGATCTTCGTGTTACCGATCATCATGGTCTGCTGATTACGGACAAAATCCCTTCGGCTTTATCGGCAAGGGAAAATGCAGTTTACAATATGATTGCCTTTCGATTGCTGGAAGCTACCTCCCAAGCCTGTACTAAAGAAATAACCGATATTACTTTACAGGCTCTACATTATGATTTTGTATTGAAAGGCTGTAAGATATTGGAATCAGGTTGGCGTTACATTAAAGGCAGTTTTTCAGATGATGATGTCGAACTTCTGCAGGAATTACCCAAACTGAAAAAAGATGATGAACTCAAAATTAAACATGCCTCGGTCCTGGAGAAGAAAACCAAACCACCCGTGCTTTATACCGAAGCAGGACTTTTATCAGCTATGGAAACTGCCGGAAAGGAAATAGAGAACGAGGAAGAGCGTAAGGCATTAAAAAGCATAGGTATCGGTACACCCGCTACTAGGGCTGCCATCATTGAAACCTTGTTTACCCGTAATTATATCCAAAGGGAATTGAAAACCCTTATACCTACCGCAAAGGGATTGCAGGTGTACGAACTGATCAAAGATAAGAAAATAGCCGATGTAGCGATGACCGCAGAGTGGGAACTAGCTTTATTAAAAATTGAAAATAACGAAAGTAATGCGGAAGCTTTCCAAAAAGAAATGGAAGCCTACGCAACATCCATTACCAATGAATTATTGGAAACGTCCATTGCTAAAGAAAATCTGCCCAAGCTTGTTTGTCCTAAATGTAAAAAACAGCATCTCATTATTAGGGACAAAATTGTCAAATGCCTTGATGAGGTCTGCAACTGGGTACAATTCAGAAATGTATGTGGTGTGCAAATCAGTATAGCCGATATAGAATGCCTTGTCAACAAAGGAAAAACTTCTCTCATTAAAGGAATGAAAAGCAAAGCCGGAAAGAAATTCGATGCTTATATCGTATTAAATGAGAAAGCCGAAAGCTCTTTTGAATTTGAAAAATCTAAATTTCTGAAGAAATAATGAGTGATTCTATCATTACCCGTCAGGAAATTGAGAATCGAATTTATACTATAAGAGGGCAACAGGTTATGCTCGACAACGATCTCGCAATGATTTATCAGGTAGAAACCAAAGTCTTCAATCAGGCGGTAAAGCGTAATATAGACCGCTTTCCTGAATCCTTTTGTTTTCAATTGACACAGGATGAATTTGACGCAATTAACTTGAGGTCACAATTTGTGACCTCAAGTTTTAATTATGAGAGATGCGCTATATTCCTTATGCTTTCAGCAATACTCGACAGCGATGTTGCCGTAAAAACAAGCATTGAGATAATGAAATGCCTTTGAGGAAATATAAACGTATAGGACAACGATTTTAGAGTTTTGCTCTTAATTTGCTTAATATTGAGTTGGTCATTCCTAAATAAGGGGCGACAGTTTTGCTTGAAATTCTATCAAGAGTTTAGATTCGTGATCCATTATCCATTTTAATCGGTCGATGGTCTTCATACCAAGAAACATATAAGTCCTCATTTGAGAATGGTATAGATGCAAATTTGATGAATTGGTAGTATTTTTAGCAAATTCTTGAAATTCAGGAACTATTTTAAAGAAGTCTGATCTTTCTATTATAAATAATTCTGATGGTTGGGCTGCCAGAAAAGAGCAGTCTGAAAGCTTCATAATAAATACTAACTATTTTCCAATACAATCAGGACACAATCCTGATAGTGTAAAATTGACTTCTTTTATTAAATAATTATCCGGAATTTTATACGACGGTTCAACCGAATCCAAGCAAGTTACCGAAAGGCATTTTTCGCAACTAAAATGTACGTGATTATGCGTATGCTGATGATTGTCGTGATTATGATGGCAACTCGCGTATTTTACCGTACCGTCTGGAGTAGCAATTTTATGAATCACATCTTCGTTGACCAATCGGTCTAAAACTCTGTAAATAGTAACTCTATCACATAAATCGCCTATTAATTTTTGAATTTCTATGTGCGATAACGCCACATCAGAATGTGTTATTAACTCTAAAATAGCTGTTTTAGAAGCCGTATTTCTAGTTGTTTTCATTTTTTAAAAAAATAATAACGCAACTTTGTTGCGTTTATTAAAATACAAGTATATTTGCAACATAATTGCATTAAACAAATATACACGAAAATGAAGAAACAATCAATAGTAGTTTTAGATATTTTAGGAATTTCGAGTGCGGGTTTATGTCTAATTCACTGCTTGGTTTTTCCAATTTTAAGCATTATTCCATTTGGATTTTCAGACACGCATTGGATAGATATTTTTTTTGCCTGCATTGGAATGTTTGTGGTTTCGAAAATAGTGATGAGCAAAACTTCTAAAAAAGTCAAACTCATTCTTGCCTCGTCCATAATCATAATAATAATTGGGGTTGTTTTAGAAATCATTTGGAAAATCAACACACAAATGATTCTAATTGGCGGTATCGGAATGATATTCGGACATCTTTTGAATTATAAATCACATTCAAAATCACGGTTTAATGGAGCAAACTAAAAAAATAAAGGTGTATATCCTAACCGGATTTTTAGGCTCGGGCAAAACAACGGTATTGAATAATTTATTATCTCAATTTGTTACCGAAAAAAACGTAGTTATAGAAAACGAATTTGGCAAAATAAACATTGATGCCACGCTTGTAAACGGAACATTCGATTCTGTTTATGAACTTACCAATGGCTGTATTTGCTGTTCCATAAACAACCAATTGCTTGAGGTTTTAACCCGCATTCACACATTAAAAAACCAACCCGACAATTTGTTTATAGAAACCACCGGTATTACCGATGCTGGAGAGATTGCAGCCAATTTTGTCTCGTTTTTTGTGGCAGAAGCTTTTGATTTGAAGAAAATTATAACCCTAGTCGATGCAGAGAACATCCTTTTTTATAAAGACAATAATCCCGAAGTGCAAAAACAAATTGTTGCTGCCGATGTTGTTGTCATCAATAAATCAGAACGGGTTGCAACCGAAGTTTTAACTCAAATAAAAGAATTTATATCCTCTATAAATCCGTATTCTAGTATTGTTTTATCTAATGATGGCTCGTTAGACCGAACGATTTTAGCAACTGAAAATAGCCAAAAAGCAGTTGCACCAAATACTCTTTACAAGTCTGAAAGTGTGCATAAAATAAAAACCATACTCTATGAAACGGATGATTTTTTTGATGTGCTGAAACTAAAATACGAGCTTTTTAAAAATATGTATCTCTATTACCATCAGATTTATAGAATAAAAGGCTATGTGCTAACGCCTGACAATGAAGTGGCCTTGGTACAAACTACAGGCAAATCGGTAGTGATTGAATTATCAAAAAACCAAACCATTTCAAAAAGTCAATTGGTTTTTATTGGAAAAGAACTGGAATTAAAAACCATCGAACGCCTACTCAAAAGTGCTATTGTTAAAAATAAAAAACTTCAATTGCTATAAAAATGGAAAAGATAAAAATTGGAATCCTTACCGTTTCTGACCGAGCCAGTCAAGGAATTTATGAGGATTTGTCTGGACAAGAAATTAGAAAAGTAATTGACCAATACACCAACAATAGGTGTGATTTTGTCTATTTGATAATTCCTGATGAAGAAGCATTAATTCTCGAAAAATTAATCAATTTATCGGATGTTGAACATTGTAGCCTGATTTTTACCACGGGTGGAACAGGCCCAGCATTTCGAGATGTAACACCCGAAGCTACCGAAAAAGCCTGCCAAAAAATGCTCCCCGGTTTTGGAGAATTAATGCGAACAGAAAGTCTAAAACAAGTTCCCACCGCCATATTATCCAGACAAACAGCTGGAATCAGGAATCAAACCTTAATCGTGAATCTTCCCGGAAAGCCCAGTGCCATTGAACCTTGCTTGAAAGCCATTTTTCCAGCCATACCCTATTGTGTCGATTTGCTCGAAGGCCCATTTATGATTTGCAACCCAGAAACTATTCAAATTTTTAGACCTAAATAGATAGGAAGGATAAAAAATTGAAATTCATTGCCTATTCTTTTAATTAAACTATCTCGGAAGGATTCACAATGGTAGTGGTGAATCAAAACAAAAATTATAGGAGTTAATACATGCAAAAATATTTGAAATCTGTGGCAAAAAAAATTAAAAAAAAACTTTGATGAGTTAAATCTATTGACAATTGAAAATTATAATCTATAAAAACCCATTCTAAATGATTTTAAGCGGAAAAGAAATAGAAAAAAAACTCGGAACAGATATTTCGATTGAACCATTCGATGCCAAACAGCTCAATCCCAATAGTTATAATTTGAGATTGCACGATGAATTATTGGTCTATGACAATACAATTTTGGATATGAAAACGGAGCATAAAACAGCGATGATTCGCATTCCAAAGTCGGGCTTGTTGCTAGAACCCAATAAACTGTATCTGGGCAGAACCGTAGAATATACCAAAACCCAAAATTATGTGCCAATGCTAGAAGGCCGAAGCAGTATTGGCCGTTTAGGAATGTTTATTCACGTTACGGCAGGCTTTGGCGATGTGGGTTTTGAGGGCTATTGGACACTGGAAATCTTTGTCATTCAACCCTTGATTATTTACCCCAATATTGATGTTTGCCAAATTTATTACCACGCTATCGAAGGCGAATTTGAAACCTACACTAGCGGAAAATATCAAAAAAACAATAGCATTCAGCCGAGTTATTTATTTAAAGATTTTGAAAAATGAAAAATGAAAAGAAAGCCGACACACTTGGTGACAATCACATTGGCACCTCGGTAGAAACACCTTTGCGTAGCGACGCTTTTGATAAAACAGACGACCAAAAAATAGAAGCCATATCCTTTCATTATCAAAAAATAATGGAAGAATTAGGCTTGGATTTAACCGATGACAGCTTGAGCGGTACGCCTTATAGAGTGGCAAAAATGTATGTTAAAGAACTTTTTTCGGGATTAGACCCCAAAAACAAACCCAAAATTTCGGTTTTTGATAACAAATATGAGTACAACAAAATGCTCATTGAGAGTGATATTACTTTCAACTCTTCGTGCGAGCATCATTTTTTGCCTATGATTGGCAAGGCTCACATTGGGTATATTTCTTCGGGCAAAGTGATTGGGTTGTCAAAAATGAATCGGATTGTGCAATATTTTGGGCGAAGACCCCAAGTGCAAGAACGATTGACGATGCAAATTTTTAACGAACTGAAAACGGCTCTCCAAACCGATGATGTGATTGTGGTGGTCGAAGCCGAGCATTTGTGTGTTTCTACTCGTGGCGTAAACGATAAATCTAGCAAAACTACAACTATTGAATACGGCGGACAATTTGCCGATACCCAAATTCGAAATGATTTTTTTAAAATGATTTAAATGACACAAGAAGCCATAGCAATTCTTAAAGAAAACGAACTTAAAATTACCCAAAACAGATTGGATGTTTTGGCTATTTTTCTTGGTTCTGAAAAGGCTTTTAGCTTATTAGATTTAGAAAAAATATTGGATGAAAAACACGATCGCTCCAGCATTTTCAGGAGTTTGCAAACTTATACTGAAAAAGGAATTTTAGAAAAATTTTGCAACGCATCCGGCACATCCATTTATGTTTTCAACCATCATAAACCCGATTGCAATGGCAAATCACATTTTAAATGCAAGGATTGTGATAACGTAGTTTCGCTGCCCAATTTGCCCATAGAATACCTTCAATTATTGGGTAAAAACAAAATGGAAACGATGAATTTATTAATTGAAGGTACTTGCGAAAATTGTCAGAATAAAAACCCAAATACATTATGAATCAATTTGTATTAACCGAATATCCCAATGCCGAAACCGGCGAAATTGTTACGAATAAATACTTGGCTTTTTTAGAAAAAGAATACCAATCCGACCTCTCAAAAATGCTCTTTGCCACTTCGCTATGTTCCGATGATGTGAATGTTTCAACCGATTTTAGAAAAGTTTTGGCACGCCCTTTCACGATGGGTGGCTTGGGCGGTTTGCCGTATTCCGGACTTACCGGAATGGTCGCCTTTGCACACCACATTCCCGATGGTGGCGATGCATTTATTTTTTATGGTCCACATATTGGCATTTCGGATACTGGAGTACTTGGAGAAATGAGACGACCAGGACAACGCAAACTAACCAATAGTTGTGGTGCATTAATGCTTGGATTAGAACGATTACAACAACAAAATGAAGTTTATTTACCCATAAATTCGGAAATAGATTACCAACAAGCATTACTGGAACGAACCGTTATGTTCTATAAACAAAGAATTCTAGAGGCACAGAATCCCAAAAAAGAAATCACAGAAGTTTTCTACGAAGAAATTCATAGAAAAATACAATTGCTAGTCAAAATATCTAAAAAAGAGTTTTCGTGTAAACGTATTTTTTTATTGGGAGGCATCATCATTAACACTTCACCAGAATTTAATGATATGGTAGATGTTCGAAATTTTCAGGTTGTAAATACGAATGAATTAGAAGATGAACCTTTTGATATTTCTATTTTGGAAACACCCGCTTTTAAAGATTTATAATAAAATAAAAAATAGTTATGCAAAAAATAGCCTATCTAAATGCCGAAGAAATTCAACTACTGAAACAGTTTAATTCTAAAAATAAAATCGTTTCGGTTTTCTATTATTATTGGATAAACACATCAAATCCTGACGAACATTATAGTTTTATAGATGTGATTGAATTTGTTTTTGATGACAATTCTTCTTTAGTTTTTAAACTTAATGAGGATGATTCTGGAATTGCAATTACCAGCAAATTTGAATTTGAGAAATATAAAACCAGTTTGCAAACCGAATTTCTACGACAAATAAGGCTTCAAAAAGTGGAAGCTAGCACATTTGAAATTTGGAAATCTATATTGACTGATACCTTTCAGGAAATAACAGCCATTAGTGAAAAAGGTCAATTATTGAGTTCGACTTTCTGGATTGCCTTCAAAAACCAAAAAATAGAACTCCATTTTCATCCCGTAGAAGGATTGGTTGTGAGCGAATACGATGAAATTTTAGAATAAAACCTAACAAAAACAAGCAATGAAAACCACAATCTGCAGAGAAGCCCATTTTAATGCTTGCCACAGAATGCACAACCCCAATTGGTCTGACCAAAAAAATAAGGAAGTATTTGGGATATGCAACAACGCCAATTATCACGGACATAATTTTATACTTATTGTAAAAATCACTGGCGAAATCAATCCAGAAACTGGTTATGTAATGGATATGAAAGTTCTCGGAACGATTATAAAAGAGCAAATAGAAACTCGTTTTGACCATAAAAACCTCAACCTCGATTGTCCCGAATTTAAAGACAAAATAGCTTCTACCGAAAATTTTGCTTGGGTCATTTTTCGGATTTTAAAGCCATTGCTTCCACAGGAAAACAAACTAGCCATTACACTTTATGAAACGGATAAGAATTATGTAGAGGTTGGGGAGTAACAGAAATACGATTTTCATTTGACCAATAAGCTTTCCTTTAGCCTATCCGTAGAGATTTTTTATCTCCGCCATAACAAAAGTACTTTGGGTACTCCCTATGCTTTCAACTGATCCCAATTTATTAAACACAAAATCCTGATAATGCTTCATGTCTTTGACAGAAACTTTCATTAAAAAATCGTAATCGCCTGATATATTGTAACATTCCACAATTTCTTCTATTTTCATAATATCACTAACAAACTGATTTCCAATAGTACGATCGTGCTGTTTAAGTTTGATATTACAGAAAACAATGAATCCCCTGTTTAATTTTTCTGCATCAAGCAGTGCTATATATTTCTTAATATAACCATTGTTTTCCAATCTTTTAATTCGCTCAAAAACTGGCGATGCCGAAAGATTTACCATCTTTGCTAGTTCTTTTACCGTGAATTTAGAATTATCGTGAAGTATATTTAGTAATTGAAGATCAATATTGTCTATCTGCTCCATAGAATATTTTACTTAAAAAAGGTTGAATTAATTTATAAAAAAGAATAATAATCTTCAAATATACTGAAAAACAACACAAAAACCTTATTTTAATAAATTAGAAGATTTAGCAACCTGTAAAACTTATTTTTGCAGTACAAAAATCTAAAAAAAATAGCACATTGAAGAAGTTATTAGAAGTTTTAAGTAAAGTAGGTTTGGACGGTTTCCTGTTAATGATAGGCACTATGATTCTGCTGGCCTATTTTTTGCCGATGCCAGGCTTGATAAAAGAACCTGTTTCGCTGGAGGATATTGCCAATGTAGGCGTGTCGTTTATTTTCTTGTTTTATGGCTTGCGACTGAGTGTTGAGAAACTAAAATCCGGGCTTGCCAACTGGAAAATGCACATTGTCGTTCAGTTGACAACCTTTTTGTTTTTTCCGCTCATTGTTTTGGCATTTCGTCCCTTGTTCATCAACGCTGGCTTTGAGTTGCTTTGGTTGGGTGTTTTTTTTCTGGCAGCTTTACCATCCACAGTTTCCTCTTCTGTTGTTATGGTTTCTATCGCCAAGGGCAACATTCCTGCGGCTATTTTTAATGCGAGCATTTCAAGTTTGATTGGAGTTGTGGTTACGCCACTTTGGGTTGGGCTTTTCATAGCATCTGCAACAGGTCATTTTGATGTTACTGATGTTTTTTTTAAATTGATTTTTCAAGTCTTGTTGCCTGTAATTGTAGGCATCTGTCTTAATTCTCGTTTTGGTGCCATTGCCGAAAAATACAAGAAACAGCTCAAATATTTTGACCAAGGAGTTATTCTTACCATTATTTACACGTCTTTTTGTAAGTCATTTTCTGAACATCTTTTTGAAGGCTTCACCACACTTGAACTTGCTGGGCTTGCCACAGCAATGATGGTCTTGTTTTTTGCCGTATTTTTTTGCGTAGGACTACTGAGTCGATTGCTTGGTTTTTCAGATGAAGACCGCATTACGGTGTTATTTTGCGGATCCAAAAAGTCATTGGTACACGGAACGGTCATGTCAAAAGTACTCTTTCAGCACAGTACCATCACCGGCATCATATTATTGCCACTTATGCTTTACCATGCCTTGCAATTAATTGCCGCCAGCATCATCGCTCAGCGTATGGCTCGACGAAAAGAAGTATAATTTAGTTATGCTGTTTCTTTTCAGAGCTTAATTCTAAAAAGGACAGCCTTTTGTGAGTTACTGGTGAGGGATAGAAGTCAATGTCATTAAGTTAAGGGAAAAATTTAAAAAACAGCACGCAGATTCAGCAGATTCGGCAGATTTTTTCCTCATTTTTCTGCGTAAATCTGCAAAATCTGCGTGAAAATAAAAAGAGTAATTCCTTAACTTAATGACATTGGGATAGAAGTGGAGCTCTTTTTTTGCTGGGCATTTTTCTTGCCCAGAAAAAAAAAGCGGGAACGTATAGCCCGACCCGAGGCTTTTCTGCCGAGGGACACGCCCAAATCAAATGCTGTAAATTTTGGAACATAGCCTATTGGAACTACATCCCAAATTCTTTGCGTATGATTGCTGCACCAGCACTCAAAGCATTTAACTTACCTCTAGCTACGCTTCGAGATAACGGAGCCATACCACAGTTTGTAGAAGGATACAAATTTTCGATATTTACAAATTCAAGGGCTCTACGTAGGGTAGCGGCTACTTCTTCGGGTGTTTCAATAGTATTGGTTGCCACATCAATTGCACCAACCATAACTTTTTTACCACGTACGAGTTCAATTAAATCAAAAGGAACGCAAGAATTGTGGCATTCTAATGACACAATATCAATGTTAGATTTTTGAATTTCTGGGAAAATTTCTTCATATTGTCGCCACTCTGAACCCAATGTTTTTTTCCAATCAGTATTCGCTTGTATTCCATAGCCGTAACAAATATGTATAGCGGTTTCGCATTTTAAACCTTCGATGGCTCGTTCCAAAACTGCCATTCCCCAATCGTTTACTTCATTAAAAAACACATTAAATGCAGGTTCGTCAAACTGAATAATATCTACCCCAGCATCTTGAAGTTCTCTTGCTTCTTCGTTGAGCGCTTTTGCAAATTCCCATGCCAATTTTTCACGGCTTTTGTAATGGTCATCGTATAAGGTATCTACCATTGTCATCGGACCAGGCAATGCCCATTTTATAGGCTTATTAGTCTGTTTACGTAAAAATTTAGCATCATCAACAAAAACTGATTTTTGACGTGCAACTTCACCTACAACAACAGGAACACTCGCATCATAACGGTCACGAATTTTTACAATTTTACGGTTTTCAAAATCTACACCGCTTAAATGCTCGATAAAAGTAGTTACAAAATGCTGGCGTGTTTGTTCTCCATCACTAATTATATCTAGCCCTGCCAAGTGCTGTTCATGCAAAGAAATGCGCAAAGCATCTTCTTTGCCTTCTATTAACTGATCGCCTTCTAATTTCCAAGGTGACCAAAGTTTTTCGGGTGGTGCAAGCCAAGAAGGCTTGGGTAAACTGCCAACAATTGAGGTGGGTAATAAGTTTTTCATGTTTAAATTTTTTTTGAATTAATTAAAGGTTAAAATTGGCAGACCATTGTTCTAAAACACTTTTGTATGGGGTAATGAAATTCTCTTCGGCATATTTACCCTGTTCAACTGCCAATTGGCTACGCTCTTCTCGGTCATAAACCACGCGAGTCAGTGAATAATCTTCGTGTTTAAGACTAGGTTGATAGATTTTGCCAGCCACTGAATTTGCATTGTAAATTTCAGGGCGATAAATCTTCTGGAAAGTCTCCATGGTGCTGATGGAGCTGATTAGTCCAAGATCCGTATAATCAGTAAGTAAATCTCCAGAATGATAAAAAGCCATCGGTGCCACACTATTCTCAGGCATAAAAAAACGAACTTTTAAGCCCATTTTAGAAAAATATTCATCAGTGAGTGAATACGTATCCTGTAGATACTCAAAACCCAGAACCGGATGCTGATACGCAGTGCGAGTATATCTTTTGTTGCTCGATA of Flavobacterium marginilacus contains these proteins:
- a CDS encoding methionine synthase; the protein is MKNLLPTSIVGSLPKPSWLAPPEKLWSPWKLEGDQLIEGKEDALRISLHEQHLAGLDIISDGEQTRQHFVTTFIEHLSGVDFENRKIVKIRDRYDASVPVVVGEVARQKSVFVDDAKFLRKQTNKPIKWALPGPMTMVDTLYDDHYKSREKLAWEFAKALNEEARELQDAGVDIIQFDEPAFNVFFNEVNDWGMAVLERAIEGLKCETAIHICYGYGIQANTDWKKTLGSEWRQYEEIFPEIQKSNIDIVSLECHNSCVPFDLIELVRGKKVMVGAIDVATNTIETPEEVAATLRRALEFVNIENLYPSTNCGMAPLSRSVARGKLNALSAGAAIIRKEFGM